One window from the genome of Eleginops maclovinus isolate JMC-PN-2008 ecotype Puerto Natales chromosome 15, JC_Emac_rtc_rv5, whole genome shotgun sequence encodes:
- the mboat2b gene encoding lysophospholipid acyltransferase 2b: MEEESRHTVASCTGSSLLQPLSEITSLPLDQVNFVACQLCALLSAFWFRLFLPPSSTSPFTRHVVATVLGLYFALFCFGWYALHFLLQSGLTYVIMIVTGAQHMHKYCLLVALSYLSLCQITRVYVFDYGMYSADFTGPMMVITQKITSLAFEIHDGMARREEHLTPRQKLLAIRRMPSLLEYFSYNCNFLGILAGPTCSYNDYIAFIEGGGRKSEPRATSPNAEVVRKVATSFFCLLVFLSVCKVFPVERNIDDDFLSSTPLYGQVVYLYLSMLTTRPKYYFVWTLADAINNAAGFGFNGYGSDGSARWDRISNLRILNIELATSFKVFLDNWNIQTAHWLKRVCYERCPYHPTAATFILSAMWHGAYPGYYLTFLTGIVITLAARAVRHNVRPHFLRSPTLKRVYDVITWAATQIAICYTVVPFVLLSVGPSLKFYRSWYFSLHLGCILLAVALPVKPRHLRLKEQHRLPATDRDSIRKEKTT, from the exons ATGGAGGAGGAGAGCCGACACACGGTGGCTTCCTGCACCGGATCCAGCCTCCTGCAGCCGCTCAGCGAGATCACCAGCCTGCCTCTGGACCAG GTGAACTTCGTGGCGTGTCAGCTGTGTGCGCTGCTGTCGGCCTTCTGGTTTCGTCTCTTCCTTCCTCCCAGCAGCACCAGTCCCTTCACCAGACACGTGGTGGCCACCGTACTGGGACTGTACTTCGCTCTCTTCTGCTTCGGCTG GTACGcacttcacttcctgctgcagagtgGACTCACCTACGTCATCATGATCGTGACCGGAGCCCAGCACATGCACAA GTACTGCCTGCTGGTGGCGCTCAGCTACTTGAGTCTGTGTCAGATCACTCGAGTGTACGTCTTCGACTACGGCATGTACTCTGCAGACTTCACCGG CCCCATGATGGTGATCACACAGAAGATTACCAGCCTGGCCTTCGAGATCCACGACG GCATGGCTCGGAGAGAGGAGCACCTGACTCCACGACAGAAGCTGCTGGCCATCAG gaggatGCCCAGTCTGCTGGAGTACTTCAGTTATAACTGTAACTTCCTGGGGATCCTGGCCGGACCGACCTGCTCCTACAACGACTACATCGCCTTCATCgagggggggggcaggaagTCAGAGCCGCGCGCGACGTCGCCAAAC gcgGAGGTGGTGCGGAAGGTGGCGACCTCCTTCTTCTGCCTGCTCGTCTTCCTGTCCGTCTGCAAAGTTTTCCCCGTGGAGAGAAACATTGACGACGACTTCCTGTCCTCCACGCCGCTCTACGGCCAGGTGGTCTACCTGTACCTGTCCATGCTCACCACCAGACCCAAGTACTACTTCGTGTGGACGCTCG ctGATGCGATCAACAACGCCGCTGGTTTTGGTTTTAATGGCTACGGCAGCGACGGCTCTGCTCGGTGGGACCGGATCTCCAACCTGCGGATACTGAACATCGAG TTAGCCACCAGCTTCAAAGTGTTCCTCGACAACTGGAACATCCAGACGGCTCACTGGCTCAAGAG GGTGTGTTACGAGCGCTGTCCCTACCACCCGACGGCAGCCACCTTCATCTTGTCGGCCATGTGGCACGGAGCGTACCCCGGGTACtacctcaccttcctcaccggCATCGTCATCACGCTGGCAGCCAGGGCG GTCCGACACAACGTCCGGCCGCACTTCCTGCGATCCCCCACCCTCAAACGGGTTTACGACGTGATCACGTGGGCGGCCACTCAGATCGCCATCTGCTACACGGTGGTGCCGTTCGTCCTGCTGTCCGTCGGACCGTCACTCAAGTTCTACCG GTCTTGGTACTTCAGCCTCCATCTCGGCTGCATCCTGCTGGCCGTGGCTCTGCCCGTCAAACCGAGACACCTCCGCCTCAAAGAGCAGCACCGCCTGCCGGCCACAGACCGCGACAGCATCCGGAAAGAAAAGACCACATGA